The DNA region AAAAAGATATTGCCGATTTTAATCCCTGCATGTTTTTCCCTTGACAACGTCAAATTCATGGTTTAAATGCCTTTTATTTAATATTAAATATTCCCTTGAATTTTCCTCTGCCATCTTTCTGTACTTTTCATCCGTTTTTATTACCCTTGCCGGAAGGCCTGCCACCAGTGCATTCTCAGGCGATTCAAAACCCTCGGTTACAACGGCACCAGCTGCTATAACTGAGCCCGATCTTATATGCGAGCCGTTCATGAGTATTGCACCCATACCCACAAGAACAAGATCATCAACAGTGCTTCCATGCACTATTGCATTGTGGCCTATAGAAACATTCCTGCCAATTATGGTTTTGTCCCTTAATGATGTATGAACTGTTGCGTTATCCTGTATATTTGTATTATCGCCTATGATTATACTGTTCTGATCGCCACGTATTACACATGAATCCATTATTGTTACGTTGTCGCCTATGGTAACATCGCCAATTATAACAGCCGTATCCGCAATAAATACATTCCTGCCTATTTTTACCATAAGGAGTTAATAGTTTAATATAAAAAAATGTTTTTAAGCGATAATATATATTTTTATTTTCACTATATATGTATAAAAACCTTTTTAAATATATTATTAATGCATAACACAATGGAAGAATATGCTATTGGTGATTTAAAGGCGGTTTCAAAGGAGCTAAGAAAGAAGATCATTGAAATGGTTTACACCGCAAAAAGCGGTCATCCTGGTGGATCACTCAGCATAGCAGATGTTTTAACCGTGCTTTACTTTAAGGAGATGAATATAGACCCAAGGAATCCATATAAAAAGGATAGGGACATTCTTGTCATGAGCAAGGGCCATGCATCACCGGCGCTTTATGGAATCCTGGCAATGAGGGGTTTCTTCGATGAATCATTATTATCTGGTTTTAGAAGTATCAATTCCGATCTTGAAGGTCACGTTCACCGTGGCATACCAGGTGTTGAGACATCCACAGGCTCACTTGGCCAGGGCCTTGGTGTTGCCGTCGGCTTTGCCATTGCATCAAAGATGGACAGGATAAAAAACCATGTTTATGCAATACTTGGCGATGGTGAGATGGAGGAGGGCAGCACCTGGGAATCAGTAATGGCAGCATACAAGTTTGGATTGAATAATTTGATAGCAATACTTGACAGAAATAGAATACAGCTGGATGGTTTCACAGAGGATATCATGCCATTGAATGATATAGGCAAGAAGGTAAGATCATTTGGCTGGCACGTCTATGATATAGATGGCCATGATTTCAATGAGATTGAGGCCGCAATAGAGGATGCAAAGCAGAATAATGATGCCCCAAGCTTTATTGTTGCACATACAGTAAAGGGCAGGGGCGTCAGCTACATGGAAAACAATCCAAAGTACCATGGTGCACCGCCAAAGAACGATGATGAATTTAAAAGGGCCATCGATGATATAGAGGCGATGTAAATTGCAGGCCGAGATTCTTGAAAGTTTAAGGGAGGCATACGGCGATGAGCTTGCAAGGCTTGGATCGAAAAACAGGAACATAGTTGTTCTCGATGCCGATCTTTCATCATCCACAAAAACCGAGATTTTCTGGAAGAGCTTTCCGGATCGTTTCTTTAATATGGGCATATCAGAGCAGTCAATGGTAACCACTGCGGCCGGTCTTGCACTCTCAGGCAAAAAGGTCTTTGCATCAACCTTTGCTGTCTTCCTTTCAAGAACATACGAGCAGCTCAGGCAGTCAATATGCTATAACAATGCACCGGTGAACTTTGTTGTTACACATTCAGGAATATCGGTTGGTGAGGATGGCCCAACACACCAGATGCTTGAGGATGTTGGAATAATGTCCGGACTGCCAAACATGCATGTTATAGTGCCTGCAGATTCTGTTGAGACGAGGAAGGTTATAGACTACCTTGCCGATTATGGAGATTCACCACATTATGTCAGATTAACAAGGGAGAAGTTTCCGGTTATATACAGCAATGATTATGAATTCATTGAGGGTAAGGCATCGACATTAAATGATGGTAATGATATAACAATAATTGCATATGGCATCATGGTATCATTTGCATTAAGGGCAGCAGATCTTCTTAAGGAGAATAACATATCTGCAAGGGTCATAAACATGTCATCGATAAAACCAATAGACCGCGATGTTATAATAAAGGCCGCCAGGGAAACAGGAAGAATAATTACAGCAGAGGAGCATTCAATTTACAATGGCCTTGGAAGCCGGGTTGCAGAGATCATCGCCGAGAATCAGTACGCAAGGCTTAAGCGCTTTGGCATGAATGATACCTTTGGAAAGAGCGGAAAGGGTATGGAGCTCTTTGATTACTTCCACATAGGATATAAGGATCTTTTTAATACGGCAATGAACATGGTAAATGGTGATAAAAGATGAAGATATTTCTTGATACTGCAAATATAGATGAAATAAAGGATGCAATAGAATACGGGCTCATAGATGGCGTAACAACGAACCCAACACTTATTTCAAGGGAGCAAAAGGAGGGCCGTGGTTTTTCTGATATCGTTAAGGATATATTAAAAACCGTGGATGGACCCGTAAGCATAGAGGTGGTGGCAACAGATTACCAGGGAATGATTGACCAGGCAACAAAGATACACAACCTTGGTCCAAACGCCGTTATAAAGATACCAATGACGCTTGCCGGCCTCAGGGCAATGAAGACACTCTCGGAGAAGCACATACCTGTAAACTGCACACTTGTTTTCAATGCAATACAGGCAACCCTTGCGGCCAGAAACGGTGCGGAATATGTATCACCATTCGTTGGCAGGCTTGACGATATAGGCGAGGATGGTATGGAGATCATAAACCAGATAAGAACAATATATAATAATTATTCATTTAAGACAAAGATATTAGTAGCCTCCGTTAGAAATCCAGTGCATGTCCTGAGATCCATGATCATCGGTGCTGATGTGATAACAATGCCTTATGATGTAATAAAAAAGCTTGCAATGCATCCCAAAACAGATGAGGGGCTATCAAAATTTTTAAGCGACTGGAAAAAGGTATCTCCAGACGGTTCATTCCCAATTTAAAAAAATATTTTAAAAATTATTTCCTTTTATATAAAACAACGGCAACTATTGCAACAATTATTATTATAACGGCTGCTATGATTCCATAATCTGTTAATGGTATTGGCCTTGCAATGCTGGTAACCGGTTTTTCACTTGTTATTTCTATTGTATGGTTCGAGAAGTGTGGTATGTATAGATAAATGTATGCACCTGATGATGTCTCTGTGTATGCATAATAGGCACTTCCAGTTTCATTTGCTATCTTTGAAAGCGATACATTGGATGCCAGGCTTCCATCAAAGTAAACATAGAATTTATTCGATTTAAGGACGCTTGAGGATACAAAGAATGATACTATTGTTCCTTTATGAAGCCTTGATGATATTTTAAAGTAAAGGGCATTTGATGAATGCTTATAAAATGATAAATTTACAGATGAGTTGTAATAAACCGGTGATGTGTATATAGATGAGTTTACGTTATCTATTATATCCTGAACGGCAAGCCTTCCGCTGCTTAAAAGATGTGACATTACATTGCCCTTTATGTATCCTGGCGGTGATACAAATTTTATAAATGATGTGTTGCTGGACATTACAGTTATAACATTGTTTTTAACTGTGTAGTTTCCATAGATAAAGAAGACGGTTACATTGTTATTGTTGTTAACATATATTATATGGTCTGCGGGCTGCAATTTTGCGTTTAATAATAAACTGAATTCCATGGACTGGTTCATCGCTGATATATTCACACCTACCGGCATTGGCATTGTATAATTATATATCCTTGCCGTGGATGGAAGGTATATCTTAAGCTCTGAATCCTTTATTAATATGTTTGTCTCCAGTGTTGGATTGTTATGAAACATGTACAAACCTGTTAGGTTTGTATATAACATTATATCGCCGCGCGTTATTATATTTGGTGATACACTTACATTTGATATCAATGATTTTGAGTACATCTTATTAAATATTACATTTCCTGTTATATTATTTGTAAGGTTGTAGAAAACGCCGTTTTTATAATACATCTTTATGTATCTGCCTGAAACATTCCCGTTGGAGTACTGTATTTTTAAATAGGCATGCCTGTGCTCGAAATAGCCATTTAAAAAGTTCTGGACCGGTTTCTCGCCCTCGATAAGATCAACGTCTATTGAGTACAATTTTACATTCCTGACCTTAACACCAGTGGGCTCTGATATGTATAATGTATTGTTTGATAGTGATGTCTTGTTTCCATTTATATACATTGTAAAGTAAAGTGATTTGTATTCTATTAAATAAATTGATTCGTGCTCGTAAACAGAGATGCCAAGGATATTAACAGTTGAATTTAATGATTGTGAGTATGTAACGTTTACATCTTTGTTAAAGTATATTATTATTGACGATGAATTACCAAATGTTTCAAATGATAGTATTCTGCCGCTCTTTATTATTGATAGGTTCCCTGATGACACAAAAGGCCCTGAGCTGCCATGGGCAACGATCTTATCTATTATTATAGAACCATTGTAGGATACATTTAATGCACCATATGATTCCTTGGTATAATTATATCCATTTTTATATGGCATTGCATTTGATGCTGATGCGAGCATGCCTATTAAAAACAATGATACAAGTATAATTGATATGAACTTTTTGTTCATGCTGCATTAATAAAATTTTAATATATAATATTATCTAATAAACTCTTACCGTTTCAAGATTTTTCAATGATATTGCATCTATTCCAAATTTTGATCTTATAAGCCTTGAGAATTCATAGCATTTATCACCATCGCCGTGGTTAACAAGTATTCTCTGTGGCTTTGGCTGCATCGTTGCTATGTAGTTCAAAAGCTGTGCCTTGTTTGAATGGCCTGAAAAACCCTCTGCAGTTTCTACTGACATGTTTATATCTATTTTAACAGGCTTTCCATTATCCGTCAATGTTACATTTTTTGCACCGGACTGTATGTACCTTCCAAGTGTGCCATCCGCCTGGTATCCAA from Picrophilus oshimae DSM 9789 includes:
- a CDS encoding transketolase, with amino-acid sequence MEEYAIGDLKAVSKELRKKIIEMVYTAKSGHPGGSLSIADVLTVLYFKEMNIDPRNPYKKDRDILVMSKGHASPALYGILAMRGFFDESLLSGFRSINSDLEGHVHRGIPGVETSTGSLGQGLGVAVGFAIASKMDRIKNHVYAILGDGEMEEGSTWESVMAAYKFGLNNLIAILDRNRIQLDGFTEDIMPLNDIGKKVRSFGWHVYDIDGHDFNEIEAAIEDAKQNNDAPSFIVAHTVKGRGVSYMENNPKYHGAPPKNDDEFKRAIDDIEAM
- the fsa gene encoding fructose-6-phosphate aldolase yields the protein MKIFLDTANIDEIKDAIEYGLIDGVTTNPTLISREQKEGRGFSDIVKDILKTVDGPVSIEVVATDYQGMIDQATKIHNLGPNAVIKIPMTLAGLRAMKTLSEKHIPVNCTLVFNAIQATLAARNGAEYVSPFVGRLDDIGEDGMEIINQIRTIYNNYSFKTKILVASVRNPVHVLRSMIIGADVITMPYDVIKKLAMHPKTDEGLSKFLSDWKKVSPDGSFPI
- a CDS encoding transketolase family protein; translation: MQAEILESLREAYGDELARLGSKNRNIVVLDADLSSSTKTEIFWKSFPDRFFNMGISEQSMVTTAAGLALSGKKVFASTFAVFLSRTYEQLRQSICYNNAPVNFVVTHSGISVGEDGPTHQMLEDVGIMSGLPNMHVIVPADSVETRKVIDYLADYGDSPHYVRLTREKFPVIYSNDYEFIEGKASTLNDGNDITIIAYGIMVSFALRAADLLKENNISARVINMSSIKPIDRDVIIKAARETGRIITAEEHSIYNGLGSRVAEIIAENQYARLKRFGMNDTFGKSGKGMELFDYFHIGYKDLFNTAMNMVNGDKR
- a CDS encoding gamma carbonic anhydrase family protein, whose protein sequence is MVKIGRNVFIADTAVIIGDVTIGDNVTIMDSCVIRGDQNSIIIGDNTNIQDNATVHTSLRDKTIIGRNVSIGHNAIVHGSTVDDLVLVGMGAILMNGSHIRSGSVIAAGAVVTEGFESPENALVAGLPARVIKTDEKYRKMAEENSREYLILNKRHLNHEFDVVKGKTCRD